One window from the genome of Pelodictyon luteolum DSM 273 encodes:
- a CDS encoding outer membrane beta-barrel protein, translating to MKKSVLAFLLAAICAAPSPAEASTDSYLSISGGMTMMGDSDLSGTLSGFSYTLQDAVKYEPGYAINVAYGLRKNDFRLELAAGYQANDVDKIGSIEANGVIKGDGDILSVMYNGYYDMECDVKSRI from the coding sequence ATGAAAAAATCAGTACTCGCGTTTCTTCTGGCCGCCATCTGTGCAGCACCCTCTCCGGCAGAGGCCTCGACCGATTCGTATCTCAGCATCTCCGGCGGAATGACCATGATGGGAGACTCCGACCTGTCGGGAACCCTCTCCGGCTTCTCATACACCCTCCAGGATGCGGTCAAGTATGAACCGGGCTACGCAATCAATGTTGCATACGGCCTCAGGAAAAACGACTTCAGACTTGAACTTGCCGCAGGCTATCAGGCAAACGATGTGGATAAAATCGGATCTATCGAAGCCAACGGCGTCATCAAAGGCGATGGGGATATTCTCTCGGTCATGTACAACGGCTATTATGACATGGAGTGCGACGTGAAGTCGCGTATTTGA
- a CDS encoding type II secretion system F family protein — MQTILELLAIVLSGAAAVALVYVLYDWAAAYALNKRISGIAGKDTARTPAVSAGTKAANSATVGNVINILSRLSLPEEGWQSSAVQLKFLQAGIRSKNAPRYYFAVKTLLTVVLPAALGLFLYFFRPGVPLTQSLLLVLSTAAAGYYIPELALRFITQQRHERMRNSLPDMIDLMVVCTESGMGIDSAIARISREMARGNPDLAQEFYLSVLEIRAGATRIEALRNLALRTNLKDMNDLVTMFVQADKFGTGMAESLRVQSDMLRSRRTQRAEEMAAKIPVKMTIPLVLFIFPTLLMVLLGPAIIQIMEVFSK; from the coding sequence CGCCTACGCCCTTAACAAGCGCATCAGCGGAATTGCCGGCAAGGACACGGCCCGGACCCCTGCCGTATCGGCCGGGACCAAGGCGGCCAATTCCGCAACAGTGGGAAACGTCATCAACATCCTCTCCAGGCTTTCGCTCCCGGAAGAAGGGTGGCAGAGCTCCGCAGTCCAGCTCAAGTTCCTGCAGGCCGGCATCCGCAGCAAAAATGCGCCCCGCTACTACTTTGCCGTAAAAACCCTCCTCACCGTGGTGCTTCCGGCGGCACTCGGGCTGTTTCTGTATTTCTTCCGGCCCGGCGTCCCCCTCACCCAGTCCCTGCTGCTGGTGCTCTCTACAGCCGCGGCCGGCTACTACATCCCCGAACTTGCGCTGCGCTTCATTACCCAACAGCGCCATGAACGCATGCGCAACAGCCTGCCGGACATGATTGATCTCATGGTCGTCTGCACCGAGTCAGGCATGGGCATCGATTCGGCCATTGCCCGCATATCCCGGGAAATGGCCCGCGGCAACCCCGATCTGGCCCAGGAGTTTTACCTCTCGGTCCTTGAAATACGAGCCGGAGCAACCCGCATCGAAGCCCTGCGCAATCTGGCGCTCCGCACGAATCTTAAAGACATGAACGACCTCGTCACCATGTTCGTGCAGGCCGACAAATTCGGCACCGGCATGGCTGAGTCGCTCCGGGTGCAGTCCGACATGCTGCGTTCACGCCGTACCCAGCGTGCTGAAGAGATGGCGGCAAAGATTCCGGTCAAAATGACCATTCCGCTCGTTCTGTTCATTTTCCCCACGCTCCTGATGGTGCTGTTGGGACCTGCCATCATACAGATAATGGAAGTTTTCTCAAAGTAA
- a CDS encoding prepilin peptidase — translation MNTNDILQSLPSYSAYLPWLLGGAWVGDRLVTLARIIPEQVLEEAEAPIDEWQGPGGGLKLPVPAGRRLWVPALNAGIWIYAANTATGEAIWGALILACLASTLLLLALADWDTTMLPDRVVLPLGLAGLGASYAGLTHQSLIASAASATIMLVMLGGLGWVYQQVKGVRGMGGGDLKLLAALAAWWGMQGVLYIVIASGIITVLWYAVWRQFKNFSPEAEWPFGPAIVIAALGWSILGTYASGTL, via the coding sequence ATGAACACCAACGACATCCTGCAATCCCTCCCGTCATACTCGGCATACCTGCCGTGGCTGCTCGGTGGTGCATGGGTAGGTGACCGGCTGGTGACCCTGGCCCGCATCATTCCCGAGCAGGTGCTCGAGGAGGCCGAGGCTCCCATCGATGAATGGCAGGGCCCGGGCGGCGGGCTCAAGCTACCCGTTCCGGCCGGCCGGCGGCTGTGGGTACCGGCCCTCAACGCAGGCATCTGGATCTATGCTGCAAACACCGCCACCGGGGAGGCCATCTGGGGTGCGCTGATCTTGGCATGCCTTGCAAGCACGCTGCTGCTCCTCGCCCTCGCGGACTGGGACACCACCATGCTTCCGGACCGGGTGGTCCTGCCGCTGGGGCTGGCAGGGCTTGGCGCCAGTTACGCGGGGCTTACCCATCAGAGCCTTATCGCCAGTGCAGCATCCGCTACCATAATGCTTGTAATGCTCGGCGGGCTCGGGTGGGTGTACCAACAAGTCAAGGGCGTTAGGGGCATGGGGGGCGGAGACCTTAAGCTGCTTGCGGCTCTGGCCGCATGGTGGGGCATGCAGGGTGTACTCTACATCGTGATTGCCTCCGGCATCATCACCGTACTCTGGTACGCGGTGTGGCGCCAGTTCAAAAACTTCAGTCCGGAAGCCGAATGGCCCTTCGGTCCCGCAATTGTAATTGCGGCGCTGGGATGGAGCATTCTCGGAACGTATGCATCCGGAACACTCTGA